TGAAAAAACATCAAGGTAAGCAGAATATTCGATAGGTTCCCCAAATTTAGAATTGATATACTGGTTGTACAATTCATGCAAGTCGAGGTACCGTCCAAAAGCTtcctacaaacaaaacaaaactaaagcaATTTAATCATAGGACAGGAAGAATGTATGTGACAAACTAAGTAGTGTTTACAAAGTGACAAATGCAATAACCTCAAAACATCAAGATAATACCCAGATATAACCATCTCTGAATTATTTGACTAACTATGCATGCAATTAGtgttagaaaacaaaataacaatgACGTAGCATTTTACTGGTAATCAATATTGCCAAATCTAGCGTGGAAGGGAAAATAATTGAAGCAGTGTAAGTTTACTTGTCTGTGTAACCTCAATCATTCTTTACACAAGCATGCTTacaaacacagagagagagagagagagagagagagagagagagagagagagagagagagagagagagagagagagacctctCCGCTGAACTCAATTTGAGGTTCCTCCTTAAGCAGtgcctcttcttcctcattaGCATCAACAACACGTGCAGCTGGATGCTTTCGATGATACTCACGGATCTGCACATTGGGCAAACATTCCATCAAGAATCTTAAGATACATGCAGTATCGCCAACTAAATGATAAACTACATAATTTCTGAAACTTGTCATTTTGGGTTTCTCAAACTATATTTTAGAATATCAGAAGTCAGAGCGCACTTTGACAAAAGCCTCTACCATGACGGAGCAACTACTAGGCTTTGATGAATAAACtttcaacatttaaaaatCTCAAATTAGAAAACGCCATACTATAACTTCTTTGAATTTCAactctaaaaacaaaaacaaaaaacagaaagaaagaaagaaatacctCTTTCAATCTATCATAAAATGCACTGAAAACGTTGATGCCAGTGGCAGTCTGGCCTCCAAGAGCAGCAATCTCATCCTTCCTCGCATTATCTTTATCTTCATAGATCTCAATCTGAAATTAAACACACAATAACAAACAATTCATACTCGAAAGCATAAGCATAAACCCTAGGGTTTCCACAAATACAAATAGACCTAGAATTCACATTCCTTGCATTCAAAGATAGAAGATTGCAGTAGCGGGAGTAAGAGAATAATACGTACGAGTCTTTCGGTGGTGGAGGAGATGGTATCGATCATGTGGCGGACACGGTGGCCCTGATACAAGCGGTCCTTGCTGGAAGGCGGCTCGTTCTGGAAGTCCTTCACTATCAGCCGCTCGAGCCGCTCCACCTCCTCGTGACCGGCACGTGTCACCTCCAGTAGCGTCGACGACATCTCCGGCCAACTTCCACTTGGGAGGAGCTACGGCTTCTCTCTTTGCGCTCTTGCTCTGGACGAagcaaaaaccccaaaataccaatttttttccctACTAAAGTGAAAGACGCCGTCTAAAATGACGTGTTATGCTTTTTTATAGTGACGAAAAAAAAAGACGGTGAAGTTAAAAATACTAAGGCGACGTGTTTCTTTACTATTGGTTAAGTTTTTCCTGCCACCTGGTCATTCAAAAAAGATTTTCTTCTTAATAAAAATGcgatttttctcattttctgctGTAGCCTGTAGGCCTGTAGGCTGTAAATTTCTCAAAGCCGTTGAAACTTGAAGAGAGCGAGAGCAAGAGCAAGAGACAGAGATCGGTTAATTTGTCAAAAATGTGGGCGAAGCTCAACCAATCTATGCTAGAGGGTAATGAGGAGGGAGGAGAGGGCTTCTTGGATGAAGAATCTGACGGCTTTTGTGCTCTCTCTGCTACTCAGGTTCTATAGCAAagaaagtttcaatttttagttgagaaatatgtgtttttgctatgttctctttgtttttagcTTCACATGGTTTTTGGGTGTGtgggtttttaatttaccAGAGAATGTACGGGTTTGCAGCTTGTTTGTTGGCTGGTCTGGTTTGTATGTTCCTGGTATGAGAATTCTTACCCCTCTAGATAACTTTTATTCGAATGCTCTTCTTATGGATTACTGAGTTATGATTTCAATTTGTATTATTCTGTTTACAGCTATCTTTCTTTACATAGACGCATGATTTTCCGTGAAATTGATTCAGTTTGAGAGTGGTGGACGCAATGTGTAGTTGTATATGCCCATTCACCATATTGGCCTTTTGCTGATGGAAAGTATTTAGCTTCCTTTAACATgcaaaccaagaaaaaaaggaaagataaAAGGGATATTTGCACTGTTGCACATTCATGTATTGTATCTTCATCTTTTACATGAATGTTCCTGATAAGGAAAGAGGGGTGTGTTAATGGCGAAGGaattatgtgattttaaaCTTTGAGGTATTGGAGAGATTACCTTTTCAAACTCTTTTCTGCTTTCCCTCATCAGCTAAGCTAATTTCAACTTTATGTATTATGCCTAAGGAAACTTTCTGTTTGCAATTCATAACTGGATAAATGAATTCAGTCAAGAACAGAGAACTGCAACATAATTATGAGAAAAGTAAAGTTCTTTTGGTCAAGATAATTTGTACAGgtaattttttgatatttcgTTGCAGCATTTTCTTATAACTTTTGCTTCTTTGGCAGTCATTGATTGTCTTTGCCAAACCCATCAAATTTGCCGTTTTGTTCACCTTTGGCAATTTGTTGGCAGTTGGAAGGTAGGTCCAAAATGAGTTCTCAACATCATATACTTGAGCCACATAAATTGGTGTGTGATGGCATTATATCTACTGAAATTCCTCAGACTTGTTGAATAtacctctttttttctcatgCAAGTTTCTCTGATTGAGTTTAACTAAAATTCATCAAGGTCATTCAGATGCTAACCTGTATTCCTGTTTGGCAGCACAGCCTTCCTCTTTGGCCCTGTACaacaaatgagaatgatgtTTGATTCTGTCCGAGTGTATGCAACAGCTATTTACCTTGGATGTGTTGTTATAGCACTCATCTGTGCTCTCTGGGTTAGTATGAAATCCTTATCCTATGATATTATGAAGAAAGTTTGATCATATAGCTGCAACTTTGGAAAGTTCTTGGGGTCTGATTCTCAGTAATCTGTGAGCCCAAACGTGTCCTGATTAGACACTTTGTATGTATAAAATATCAGCATGTGTTTCTGTATGATCATAATAATACTGTCAAGGTTAAAAACTTTAAATACCTGAGAATTGGAACAAGGTGATTATGTCGATAACTTTTCCTTGCTTTCAACTTCTTGTCTTCACAGCCTCCACTTTCTGGCTCGTGTTCAGTTTACATGTCAATGTATCAGTGTGCATGATTTTTGATTCCTTCCAAATATATTGATCTATTATATTGAGTTGAAACCTTGacatttcctttttcatcGTGCAGATCCATAGCAAGATTTTAACAATAATTGCAATCATATGTGAGGTCTGCGCCCTTATTTGGTAAGTTTCCCTTTCATGTTCACCTATCTCACTAAATTTGCCACTTCAGAGAAAATGCAGGGCATGCACCCTGTGCCCCATCCGAGTCAAGTGTCAAACTATTCtaagaaaaaatattatttgtacTTCATGGTATGGAAGCTAATGGTTCATCTGAGCTGCATTCCTTTTTGCTCGAACTGTTTCATGGTATGGAAGCTAAACATTATGCGGACAACTTATATGATCTGAACTGTTTCAGGTACAGTTTGAGCTACATTCCTTTTGCTCGAAGAATTGTTTCGGATTTGATGTTTCGTTTATTCGACACTGAGCTTTAGATGATAGAATTATAAACAGTTCAGGGTTAAGACTCTTGAAATTTTGTGATCCGGGTTTGATCTCTTTTCCATTATTTGTTCAGTTTTCTGTTGGCATAACAGTTACGGGAGTTGGGTTTATGTGATTGTTTTAAACCTTATGAGAACAAGTAATTGTATATACCTTGGATTCATATTCCACTTTCaacttattttcttgttgattTTGCGTGCCTCTTTGTTGTAcaaaaatttttaatttatagaaCAAGGGCCTCATAGAGACCGACCCAAATATAAGTCCCATCGCAGACAACAGATATAAAATGGACAATCTAAGGAAGCCCAATTAATTGTTAGATCGTACAAAAGAATATCTCACTTCATTTGCTTGCTTGCCAATGCCAAGCCATAGCATTCTGAAAAAATGTACAAAGTTGGTATGCGCCGTCTCTCCTAGAACCAAAGAATTTAAGGCTTGAAATGTATAAATGGCAGATGTTAGCTGAACACCAtgtgaaatacatacccaaCGACCTTAAGAACAGCTACCTACCACATAAAAGAATGTGTTTTAACTACCAAACTGATATTTCCCCAATCGATGGAGCCTTCTTGATTGAATTACCATCATCTACCAAGTTGTATTaatgtgattttctttttctcggTGTCTTGGAATGTGCAACAAAAAGAGGAATAAAAACAGCTCCATCTTGGCATCAG
Above is a window of Prunus persica cultivar Lovell chromosome G2, Prunus_persica_NCBIv2, whole genome shotgun sequence DNA encoding:
- the LOC18787201 gene encoding vesicle transport protein SFT2B; translated protein: MWAKLNQSMLEGNEEGGEGFLDEESDGFCALSATQRMYGFAACLLAGLVCMFLSLIVFAKPIKFAVLFTFGNLLAVGSTAFLFGPVQQMRMMFDSVRVYATAIYLGCVVIALICALWIHSKILTIIAIICEVCALIWYSLSYIPFARRIVSDLMFRLFDTEL